One segment of Nostoc piscinale CENA21 DNA contains the following:
- the galK gene encoding galactokinase has protein sequence MNFQHVFGKLPETQANAPGRVNLLGEHTDYNDGFVLPTAIPQQTTIQLSLSDDGQHHFYSENLQERVSILDINHSPSGFASYIFGCIEVLKQAGYTVPSLNVYVHSSVPMGSGLSSSAALEVATLKASRQLLHLPIDDVEIAQLAQQAEIHYAGVQCGIMDQMASSLADTQHILFLDTRTLERRLLPLPNKTKILVIDSGVPRTLAISGYNQRRAECQETAHLLGVKALRDIADPQVTETLPEPLNRRARHVVTENNRVLEVVQGVTPERFGELMNASHASLRDDYEVSVPALDTLVEILQKTPGVFGARLTGAGFGGACVALVALGKEKAATQVLEQYKNAGYTGKILVPNFEMNDAA, from the coding sequence ATGAATTTTCAACACGTATTTGGTAAACTTCCAGAAACGCAAGCTAACGCACCGGGAAGAGTGAATTTACTGGGCGAACATACCGACTACAACGATGGTTTTGTTCTGCCAACAGCAATTCCTCAACAAACAACGATACAGCTGAGTTTGAGTGATGATGGACAACATCATTTTTATTCAGAAAATCTTCAAGAGCGTGTCAGTATTTTAGATATTAATCATAGTCCTTCTGGATTTGCTAGTTATATTTTTGGTTGTATTGAAGTTTTAAAACAAGCAGGCTACACTGTTCCTTCGCTGAATGTGTACGTCCACTCATCGGTTCCGATGGGTTCTGGATTATCTAGCAGTGCAGCTTTAGAAGTCGCAACACTAAAAGCAAGTCGCCAACTTTTGCACCTCCCAATAGATGATGTGGAAATTGCTCAACTTGCCCAACAAGCAGAAATTCACTATGCAGGTGTACAATGCGGCATTATGGATCAAATGGCTTCTAGTCTGGCTGACACTCAACATATTTTGTTTTTGGATACCCGAACTTTAGAACGTCGTTTACTTCCTTTACCCAACAAAACAAAGATTTTAGTTATAGATAGTGGTGTACCCCGCACCCTAGCAATTAGCGGGTATAACCAACGTCGAGCAGAGTGTCAGGAAACAGCGCACTTGCTAGGAGTTAAGGCACTCAGAGACATCGCTGATCCTCAAGTGACAGAAACATTACCAGAACCATTAAACCGCCGCGCTCGTCATGTCGTGACAGAAAATAATCGTGTCTTGGAAGTTGTGCAAGGAGTAACACCTGAGCGTTTTGGCGAGTTGATGAACGCATCTCATGCTAGTTTGCGGGATGATTATGAAGTTTCTGTGCCAGCCTTGGATACATTGGTAGAAATTCTTCAGAAAACTCCAGGCGTATTTGGTGCAAGGCTAACAGGTGCAGGTTTTGGGGGTGCTTGTGTGGCGTTGGTAGCATTAGGCAAAGAAAAAGCTGCCACTCAAGTTCTTGAGCAATATAAAAATGCAGGTTATACAGGGAAAATTTTAGTTCCTAACTTTGAGATGAATGATGCAGCCTAA